A single region of the Arthrobacter sp. zg-Y20 genome encodes:
- a CDS encoding PspA/IM30 family protein, which yields MVKQSIFGRITQLAKANINAILDQAEDPQKMLDQMVRDYSNNIAEAESAVAQTIGNLRMLQDDYNEDIQNAQNWGNKALAASRKADEFRAAGNTVDAEKFDNLAKVALQRQIASENEAKGAQPTIASQEEIVERLKTGLNQMKGKLDQLTSKRDELIARARNAAAQTQMHDAMKSIDVMDSTSEVGRFEEKIRREEARVRGANELTASSLDAQFESLEDLGEQTEVEARLAALKSSAGTKQSAIEE from the coding sequence GTGGTTAAGCAGTCAATTTTCGGACGTATCACCCAGTTGGCCAAGGCCAACATCAACGCGATCCTCGACCAGGCCGAGGACCCGCAGAAAATGCTCGACCAGATGGTGCGGGACTACAGCAACAACATCGCCGAAGCTGAAAGCGCCGTTGCCCAGACCATCGGCAACCTGCGGATGCTTCAGGACGATTACAACGAAGACATCCAGAACGCGCAGAACTGGGGCAACAAGGCCCTGGCCGCCTCCCGCAAGGCGGACGAATTCCGCGCTGCGGGAAACACCGTGGACGCCGAAAAGTTCGACAACCTTGCCAAGGTGGCCCTCCAGCGCCAGATCGCTTCCGAGAACGAGGCCAAGGGCGCCCAACCGACCATCGCTTCCCAGGAAGAGATCGTCGAGCGGCTCAAGACCGGACTGAACCAGATGAAGGGCAAGCTGGACCAGCTCACCAGCAAGCGGGACGAGCTCATCGCCCGCGCCCGGAACGCCGCCGCGCAGACGCAGATGCACGACGCCATGAAGAGCATCGACGTTATGGACTCCACCTCCGAGGTGGGACGCTTCGAAGAGAAGATCCGCCGCGAAGAAGCCCGGGTCCGCGGTGCCAACGAACTGACCGCCTCCAGTCTGGACGCCCAGTTTGAAAGCCTGGAAGACCTCGGCGAGCAGACGGAGGTCGAGGCTCGCCTGGCCGCCCTGAAGTCCTCCGCGGGCACCAAGCAGTCCGCAATCGAGGAATAG
- a CDS encoding DUF6328 family protein: protein MGQRPVERDPDRGETMLQKLDRNWTDLLQELRVLQTGIQILTGFLLTLPFQQRFAGLNRIQIGLYLALVVLSVLVTALLMSTVVMHRTFFQQRIKRALVNNSDMLLRWTLVLVGLILVGTIGLIFDIVLSGAAGAVAALAVGMVVALLWLVLPQVLRRRALRARTAKDGRRR from the coding sequence ATGGGACAGCGACCCGTGGAGCGTGATCCGGACCGCGGTGAGACCATGCTGCAGAAACTGGACCGCAACTGGACCGATTTGCTGCAGGAACTCCGGGTGCTCCAGACGGGTATCCAGATCCTCACCGGATTCCTGCTGACGCTGCCGTTCCAGCAGCGCTTCGCCGGCCTCAACCGGATCCAGATCGGCCTCTACCTTGCGCTGGTTGTGCTTTCCGTGCTCGTGACGGCGCTGCTGATGTCAACGGTGGTTATGCACCGGACCTTTTTCCAGCAGCGGATCAAGCGCGCCCTGGTCAACAATTCGGACATGCTGCTGCGCTGGACGCTGGTGCTGGTGGGACTGATCCTGGTCGGGACCATCGGTTTGATCTTCGACATCGTGCTGTCGGGAGCCGCCGGTGCCGTGGCGGCGCTGGCAGTTGGGATGGTGGTGGCCCTGCTGTGGCTGGTGCTGCCTCAGGTGCTGCGGCGCCGGGCCCTGCGTGCCCGGACGGCAAAGGACGGACGCCGCCGGTAG
- a CDS encoding UPF0182 family protein: protein MIATLIVVAVLVIGFVYFSQVYANVLWFNQLGYLEVFVKENLTRICMFLAAFLVMAAGVFTSIRVAYVSRPIYAPDSALQDNLNRYQAQLEPVRKLLMIGIPIVVGGFAGTAAMSMWQQALLFFNRKDFGETDPQFNMDYSFYLNTLPFIGFLVGFLISVVVIAGIAGLLTHYLYGGIRLEEKGVFVSRPARLHLAIIAAAFLILQAVNFWLDRYDTLLSTSGTWTGALYTDVEAVIPTKAILAVASVIVAVLFILSAVIGRWRLPIIGTAMLIITAIVAGGIYPWIVQRYQVQPSELNLEREYIQRNIDLTREAYGLTDTEVIPYDATVNANAGALAQDAGTTSNIRLLDPNVVSDAFSQLQQFRQYYQFPQTLNVDRYEIDGEVQDTVIAVRELNVGGVPTGWVNEHILYTHGYGVVAARGSTVEADGKPSFMESGIPSTGVLTEDGSYEPRIYFGENSPQYSVVGAPEGSDPVEIDRPQTGNSEEESQTTFSGEGGPSVGNLFNQLVYAIKFQSTELLLSDAINDESQILYDRDPRERVEKVAPYLTVDGNAYPAVIDGRVKWIVDGYTTSKYFPYSTQQELQDATTDSLTPGAAALPQEQVNYIRNAVKATVDAYDGSVTLYAWDDQDPLLQSWQSVFPSTLKPYSEMSADLLAHVRYPEDQFKVQRELLGKYHVTDPDSFYKNDDAWSVPSDPTGGNSSVKQPPYYLSLQMPGQDEATFSLTTPFIPFVTESGEARNVLYGFLSADADAGTGEAGVKSENYGKLRLLSLPTDTAVPGPGQAQNTFNSDPTVSNALNLLRQGASEVINGNLLTLPVGDGILYVQPVYVQSSGASSYPTLQRVLVNFGEKVGFAPTLDEALNQIFGGDSGADTGDSGNVGATPETPGTDVTAQSELSTALSDAGKAIQDGQSALGRGDFAAYGEAQARLKDAITRATAAQEQMESGGEAGGAPAAPTDGASAPAADSGSGD, encoded by the coding sequence CTGATCGCCACGCTGATTGTTGTGGCCGTGCTCGTCATTGGCTTCGTGTACTTCTCCCAGGTGTATGCCAATGTCCTGTGGTTCAACCAGTTGGGTTACCTGGAAGTCTTCGTCAAGGAGAACCTGACCCGGATCTGCATGTTCCTCGCCGCTTTCCTCGTAATGGCCGCCGGGGTGTTCACCAGTATCCGGGTGGCCTATGTATCGCGGCCCATCTATGCCCCGGACAGCGCCCTGCAGGACAACCTGAACCGGTACCAGGCCCAGCTTGAACCGGTCCGCAAGCTCCTGATGATCGGCATCCCCATTGTGGTGGGCGGGTTCGCCGGCACGGCGGCCATGTCCATGTGGCAGCAGGCACTGCTCTTCTTCAACCGCAAGGACTTCGGGGAAACCGACCCGCAGTTCAACATGGACTACAGCTTCTACCTGAACACCCTGCCCTTCATCGGGTTCCTCGTCGGTTTCCTGATCAGCGTGGTGGTGATTGCCGGCATCGCCGGGCTGTTGACCCATTACCTGTACGGGGGCATCCGGCTGGAGGAAAAGGGTGTCTTCGTGAGCCGCCCGGCGCGCCTGCACCTGGCGATCATTGCCGCAGCGTTCCTGATCCTGCAGGCCGTGAACTTCTGGCTGGACCGCTACGACACCCTGCTGAGCACCTCCGGAACCTGGACCGGCGCGCTCTACACCGACGTCGAAGCCGTTATCCCCACCAAGGCCATCCTGGCCGTCGCCTCGGTCATCGTTGCCGTGCTGTTCATCCTCTCCGCCGTGATCGGCCGGTGGCGGCTGCCGATCATCGGCACCGCCATGCTGATCATCACCGCCATCGTGGCCGGCGGCATCTACCCCTGGATTGTCCAGCGCTACCAGGTCCAGCCCTCGGAGCTGAACCTGGAACGCGAGTACATCCAGCGCAACATCGACCTCACCCGCGAAGCGTACGGACTGACCGACACCGAGGTCATTCCCTATGACGCCACGGTCAATGCCAATGCCGGTGCCCTGGCCCAGGATGCCGGCACCACCTCCAACATCCGGCTGCTCGATCCGAACGTTGTATCCGACGCGTTCAGCCAGCTGCAGCAGTTCCGCCAGTACTACCAGTTCCCGCAGACCCTGAATGTGGACCGCTACGAGATCGACGGCGAAGTCCAGGACACGGTCATCGCGGTCCGTGAGCTCAACGTGGGCGGTGTGCCCACCGGCTGGGTCAATGAACACATCCTTTACACGCACGGTTACGGCGTGGTGGCCGCCAGGGGCTCCACCGTCGAGGCCGACGGCAAGCCCAGCTTCATGGAATCGGGCATACCGTCCACCGGTGTGCTGACGGAAGACGGATCCTACGAACCGCGGATCTACTTCGGTGAGAACTCTCCGCAGTACTCCGTGGTGGGTGCCCCCGAGGGCAGCGACCCGGTGGAGATCGACCGGCCGCAGACCGGCAACTCGGAAGAGGAATCGCAGACCACGTTCAGCGGAGAGGGCGGCCCGAGCGTCGGAAACCTTTTCAACCAGCTGGTCTACGCGATCAAGTTCCAGTCCACCGAGCTGCTGCTGTCCGACGCCATCAACGACGAATCACAGATCCTTTACGACCGCGACCCCCGCGAGCGGGTGGAAAAGGTCGCTCCGTACCTGACCGTGGACGGCAATGCCTACCCGGCGGTCATCGACGGCCGCGTGAAGTGGATCGTGGACGGCTACACCACCAGCAAGTACTTCCCGTACTCCACGCAGCAGGAACTGCAGGATGCCACCACCGACTCGCTGACCCCCGGTGCAGCTGCGCTGCCGCAGGAGCAGGTGAACTACATCCGCAACGCCGTCAAGGCCACCGTGGACGCCTACGACGGCTCGGTCACCCTGTACGCATGGGATGACCAGGACCCCCTGCTGCAGTCCTGGCAGAGCGTTTTCCCGTCCACGCTGAAGCCCTACAGCGAGATGTCGGCTGATCTGCTGGCCCACGTCCGCTACCCGGAGGACCAGTTCAAGGTCCAGCGTGAACTGCTGGGCAAATACCACGTGACCGACCCGGACTCGTTCTACAAGAACGACGACGCGTGGAGCGTGCCCTCCGATCCCACCGGCGGCAATTCCAGTGTCAAGCAGCCGCCGTACTACCTGTCCCTGCAGATGCCGGGCCAGGATGAGGCCACGTTCTCGCTGACGACCCCGTTCATTCCGTTCGTGACCGAAAGCGGGGAGGCCCGGAACGTGCTCTACGGTTTCCTCTCCGCGGATGCGGACGCGGGAACAGGCGAAGCCGGCGTGAAGAGCGAGAACTACGGAAAGCTCCGCCTGCTGTCGCTGCCTACGGACACAGCCGTGCCCGGACCGGGCCAGGCGCAGAACACCTTCAACTCCGATCCCACCGTGTCCAATGCACTGAACCTGCTCCGCCAGGGTGCTTCGGAAGTCATCAACGGCAACCTGCTCACCCTGCCGGTCGGTGACGGCATCCTGTACGTCCAGCCGGTCTATGTGCAGTCCTCCGGTGCATCGTCCTATCCGACACTGCAGCGGGTGCTGGTCAACTTCGGTGAGAAGGTCGGGTTCGCTCCCACCCTGGACGAAGCGCTGAACCAGATCTTCGGGGGAGACTCCGGTGCGGACACCGGCGACTCCGGCAACGTGGGCGCCACCCCGGAAACACCCGGTACCGACGTGACGGCACAGTCGGAGCTCTCAACCGCCCTGTCTGATGCAGGCAAGGCCATCCAGGACGGCCAGTCCGCCCTGGGCCGCGGAGATTTCGCGGCCTACGGCGAGGCGCAGGCAAGGCTGAAGGACGCAATTACCCGGGCCACCGCGGCGCAGGAGCAGATGGAGAGCGGCGGCGAAGCCGGCGGAGCACCCGCTGCTCCCACCGACGGTGCCAGCGCACCGGCTGCAGACAGCGGCAGCGGCGACTAG
- a CDS encoding S16 family serine protease: MRPTHEDGSGAGYGGGGTGNSRPQGPGAPAPQPDGSYSVYPYQGLGDGKPVPAKRSPRSRGILVSGVLAFVLGGAGLLLPAQYVVESPGPTFNTLGTAGGKDIIQIEGERSYPTDGELDLTTVYVAGGPSTNISIFHALGGWVNTNDVVYPADFLYAPGTTGEQVDEENAAAMTSSQESAVAAALTLLEIPYTQELSVGSVVEGAPAEGVLQAGDTVLAVGDTPVDGIDTLRSALNDAGGSPVDVTVRRGGSEVMETLTPRKSDSGVYQLGIELATTFDFPFEVRIGEGMDRVGGPSAGMMFALGIVDRLTPEQLTGGRHFAGTGTIDAAGNVGPIGGIRQKLIGASDAGAEFFLAPEANCAEVVDHIPEGLAVVKVSTLDEARDAVEKLAAGTNPADLPQCSL; encoded by the coding sequence TTGCGCCCCACACATGAAGACGGCAGCGGCGCGGGGTACGGGGGAGGCGGAACGGGTAACTCCCGCCCGCAGGGACCGGGCGCCCCGGCACCGCAGCCTGACGGCAGCTACTCCGTCTACCCCTACCAGGGTCTGGGCGACGGAAAGCCGGTGCCGGCCAAGCGCTCGCCCCGGTCCCGCGGCATCCTCGTTTCGGGCGTTCTCGCGTTTGTCCTCGGCGGGGCGGGGCTGCTCCTGCCGGCCCAGTACGTGGTGGAGTCCCCGGGACCCACGTTCAACACGCTCGGAACCGCCGGCGGCAAGGACATCATCCAAATCGAAGGGGAGCGCAGCTACCCGACTGACGGTGAGCTGGACCTGACCACGGTTTACGTGGCCGGCGGTCCCAGCACCAACATCAGCATTTTCCACGCCCTGGGGGGCTGGGTGAACACCAACGACGTCGTGTACCCCGCCGATTTCCTCTACGCGCCGGGAACTACCGGCGAGCAGGTGGATGAAGAGAACGCCGCTGCCATGACCTCGTCCCAGGAGTCCGCCGTGGCAGCAGCACTGACGCTGTTGGAGATCCCGTATACCCAGGAGCTCTCCGTGGGGTCCGTCGTCGAGGGTGCCCCCGCCGAGGGCGTGCTGCAGGCCGGCGACACTGTGCTGGCAGTGGGGGACACGCCTGTCGACGGCATCGACACCCTCCGGTCCGCGCTGAACGACGCCGGCGGGTCACCGGTGGATGTCACGGTCCGGCGCGGCGGCTCCGAGGTCATGGAGACGCTGACGCCCCGAAAGTCGGACTCCGGCGTCTACCAGCTCGGAATCGAGTTGGCGACGACCTTCGATTTTCCGTTCGAGGTGCGGATCGGTGAGGGAATGGACCGGGTGGGCGGCCCGTCCGCCGGCATGATGTTCGCCTTGGGGATCGTGGACCGGCTCACCCCGGAGCAGCTCACCGGCGGCAGGCACTTTGCCGGTACGGGAACCATCGATGCTGCGGGCAACGTCGGGCCCATCGGCGGAATCCGCCAGAAGCTCATCGGCGCCTCGGACGCGGGTGCGGAATTCTTCCTGGCCCCGGAGGCGAACTGCGCCGAGGTGGTGGACCACATCCCCGAAGGACTGGCAGTGGTCAAGGTGTCCACGCTGGACGAGGCGAGGGACGCCGTCGAAAAACTCGCGGCCGGTACTAACCCGGCCGATCTGCCGCAGTGCAGCTTGTAG
- a CDS encoding zinc-dependent metalloprotease yields the protein MSSNPSDRGDNPQDPLSEMLARLFGGGGAGGMDPSELAKAAGLPSDPNAMAMIFQQVQAMFSTPSDGPVNWQLAKDNARRVAATGSDPSTGPAAAREVDEALHLAELWLDPATDFASTAALGRAWSRAEWVEATMDSWRRLTEPVAVSISEALSNAITTQMPEEMKSMMGGASSMLANMGGAMFGIQLGQAVGALSKEVVSSTDIGLPLAAGTMALLPANVAAFGEGLDVPDTEIRLYLAVREAAHARLFAHAPWLASHLFGAIESYARGIHIDISKIEEAARDIDPANPESIQSALSGGVFQPQRTPAQDAALERLETALALVEGWVDEVTAAATANLPSAGALREMIRRRRASGGPAEHTFASLVGLELRPRRLRDAAALWAHLTEERGIEGRDAVWQHPDLLPTSEDLDDPKGFSKRRELLEAADSDVDAALKRLLEGGFDEPAEDTAPENPEENAAEDTGADGNAADAGPADGDPEEGTEEDGNPKPGSN from the coding sequence ATGAGTTCCAATCCTTCCGACCGCGGGGACAACCCCCAGGATCCGCTGTCCGAAATGCTTGCGCGCCTGTTCGGCGGCGGCGGTGCCGGCGGCATGGACCCCTCCGAGCTGGCCAAGGCAGCGGGACTTCCCTCTGATCCGAATGCCATGGCGATGATTTTCCAGCAGGTGCAGGCCATGTTCAGCACCCCCTCCGACGGTCCGGTGAACTGGCAGCTGGCCAAGGACAATGCACGCCGGGTGGCCGCGACCGGCAGTGATCCCTCCACCGGCCCCGCCGCGGCCCGCGAGGTCGACGAAGCCCTGCACCTGGCCGAGCTCTGGCTGGACCCGGCCACGGACTTCGCATCAACTGCCGCCCTCGGCCGGGCCTGGTCCCGCGCCGAATGGGTCGAGGCCACCATGGACTCATGGCGCCGCCTGACGGAACCGGTGGCCGTCAGCATTTCCGAAGCGCTATCCAACGCGATCACCACCCAGATGCCCGAGGAAATGAAGTCCATGATGGGCGGGGCGTCCTCCATGCTCGCGAACATGGGCGGGGCGATGTTCGGCATCCAACTCGGCCAGGCCGTGGGTGCCCTGTCCAAGGAAGTGGTCAGCTCCACCGACATCGGCCTGCCGCTTGCCGCCGGGACCATGGCACTGCTGCCGGCCAACGTTGCCGCTTTCGGCGAGGGCCTGGACGTCCCCGACACGGAAATCCGGCTTTACCTCGCCGTCCGGGAAGCAGCCCACGCCCGGCTGTTTGCCCATGCTCCGTGGCTTGCCTCGCACCTCTTCGGTGCCATTGAAAGCTACGCCCGCGGCATCCACATCGACATTTCCAAGATCGAAGAAGCCGCCCGCGACATTGATCCCGCGAATCCCGAATCCATCCAGTCCGCCCTTTCCGGCGGGGTCTTCCAGCCGCAGCGCACGCCCGCCCAGGACGCCGCCCTGGAACGGCTGGAGACGGCGCTGGCCCTGGTGGAAGGGTGGGTGGACGAAGTCACCGCCGCAGCCACCGCCAACCTGCCGTCCGCAGGAGCACTGCGGGAAATGATCCGCCGGCGCCGGGCCAGCGGCGGCCCGGCCGAGCACACCTTCGCTTCGCTGGTGGGCCTGGAGCTGCGTCCGCGGCGGCTGCGCGACGCAGCCGCCCTGTGGGCGCACCTCACCGAGGAACGCGGCATTGAAGGGCGCGACGCCGTTTGGCAGCATCCGGACCTGCTTCCCACCTCGGAGGACCTGGACGATCCCAAGGGCTTCAGCAAGCGGCGGGAACTGCTCGAAGCGGCAGACTCCGACGTCGATGCGGCGTTGAAGCGCCTGCTGGAAGGCGGCTTCGATGAGCCCGCCGAAGATACTGCTCCCGAAAACCCCGAAGAGAACGCTGCCGAAGACACCGGCGCCGACGGGAACGCCGCCGACGCGGGCCCTGCTGACGGCGATCCGGAAGAAGGCACCGAGGAGGACGGCAACCCGAAGCCGGGCTCCAACTAA
- a CDS encoding M48 family metallopeptidase: MPHPSAGASVPATTSSGIPIQVRRSARRKRTVNAVFRDGVALVSIPAHFSREQEAEWVQRMVARLEQRVARESTPQTSDSRLMARAGELSRTYLAGKARPESVRWVSNQNSRWGSATPARGSIRLSDKLQGMPEWVVDYVLLHELAHLIVPSHGAAFWRLLETYPQTETAKAFLSGAAFASARGLKGEMEED; the protein is encoded by the coding sequence ATGCCTCATCCTTCTGCCGGTGCGTCCGTCCCTGCTACCACCAGCTCGGGAATCCCCATCCAGGTGCGGCGTTCCGCGCGGCGCAAGCGGACCGTGAACGCCGTCTTCCGGGACGGGGTGGCGCTGGTGTCCATCCCGGCCCACTTCAGCCGCGAGCAGGAAGCCGAATGGGTTCAGCGCATGGTTGCCCGGCTGGAACAGCGCGTGGCCCGGGAATCGACTCCCCAGACCAGCGACAGCCGGCTGATGGCGCGGGCGGGGGAACTGTCCCGCACCTACCTGGCCGGGAAGGCCCGGCCCGAGTCCGTCCGCTGGGTCAGCAACCAGAACTCCCGCTGGGGTTCTGCGACCCCGGCGCGGGGCAGCATCCGGCTGTCGGACAAGCTGCAGGGAATGCCGGAGTGGGTGGTGGACTATGTGCTGCTGCACGAACTCGCACACCTGATTGTGCCCTCGCACGGAGCCGCGTTCTGGCGGCTGCTGGAGACGTACCCGCAAACGGAAACCGCCAAGGCGTTCCTGTCCGGAGCAGCCTTTGCCAGCGCCCGCGGGCTGAAGGGGGAAATGGAAGAGGACTAG
- a CDS encoding ThiF family adenylyltransferase yields the protein MRINPGVHVLEVSPGARQLGIGAGSLLLRNLQDADVAFLAALRSGVPDGTEQDAAAGVSLSAERAASLLEVLEPLLIPQETTASPVPSLRSERLQPDAQRLAAAYAANGEESVRRRAAATVLVEGLGRTGALLARTLASAGVGTLLLADPAAVAPTDVGASYAMTDIGMNRAAAVKRHVFRIDPTLQVLVHSGIRVRSEPVPVDLAVTVQAAGFGAAGGRPAEPTAAADGIPRLVVSAQEDGWDVGPLVVPGATACLECLDLHRADTDPGWFAAADALARRAGGPAAGTVLDCSGPDGEETAGSVLAAGTAATAALVFLDGINRPALYSAVLQVRASDGYSRLQQLDYHPACGCRLQHRLNRVA from the coding sequence ATGCGGATCAATCCGGGAGTGCACGTATTGGAAGTATCGCCCGGTGCCAGGCAGCTGGGCATCGGCGCCGGATCGCTGCTGCTGCGCAACCTCCAAGACGCCGACGTCGCGTTCCTGGCGGCCCTGCGCAGCGGAGTCCCGGACGGCACGGAGCAGGATGCTGCGGCGGGTGTGTCACTTTCCGCGGAGCGGGCTGCGTCGCTGCTGGAGGTTTTGGAGCCGCTGCTCATTCCGCAGGAAACCACGGCCTCTCCCGTCCCTTCCCTGCGTTCGGAACGCCTGCAGCCGGATGCCCAGCGGCTGGCAGCGGCTTACGCCGCCAACGGGGAGGAATCGGTCCGCCGCCGTGCGGCGGCCACCGTGCTGGTCGAGGGCCTGGGGCGGACCGGTGCCCTCCTCGCCCGCACACTGGCTTCCGCCGGCGTCGGAACCCTGCTGTTGGCCGACCCGGCTGCCGTGGCCCCGACGGATGTGGGTGCGTCCTATGCGATGACGGATATCGGCATGAACCGCGCGGCAGCGGTCAAGCGCCACGTGTTCCGGATCGACCCCACCCTGCAGGTGCTGGTGCACTCCGGTATCCGGGTCCGCTCCGAGCCTGTGCCGGTGGATCTGGCGGTGACGGTCCAGGCGGCAGGCTTCGGTGCGGCAGGCGGCCGTCCGGCCGAGCCGACGGCGGCTGCCGACGGCATTCCCCGCTTGGTGGTCTCCGCGCAGGAGGACGGGTGGGATGTGGGTCCGCTGGTGGTTCCGGGGGCCACTGCATGCCTGGAATGCCTGGACCTGCACCGCGCGGACACCGACCCCGGCTGGTTCGCGGCCGCGGATGCCCTGGCCCGCCGCGCCGGGGGCCCGGCTGCCGGCACCGTCTTGGACTGCTCGGGTCCGGACGGCGAGGAGACCGCCGGATCCGTGCTGGCGGCAGGGACCGCGGCCACGGCGGCCCTGGTGTTCCTTGACGGGATTAACCGTCCGGCGCTGTATTCCGCTGTCCTGCAGGTGCGGGCCTCGGACGGCTACTCCCGGCTGCAGCAGCTGGATTACCACCCGGCCTGCGGGTGCCGGCTACAGCACCGCCTGAACCGGGTGGCCTGA
- a CDS encoding ATP-dependent DNA helicase UvrD2 → MSSESPEALILSGLDDEQRAVATTLTGPLCVLAGAGTGKTRAITHRMAYGVATGVYKPQQVLAVTFTARAAAEMRTRLRDLGANGVQARTFHAAALKQLQYFWPHTVGGAMPGLLDHKAQIIAEAARRLRLSTDRAAIRDVAAEIEWAKVSMLTPDSYVRAAADREPPAGFDLTAISRIFQSYEDVKVDRNIIDFEDVLLIMVGILQEDERVAAMVRDQYRHFVVDEYQDVSPLQQRLLDLWLGARDELCVVGDSSQTIYSFTGATPRHLLDFTKRFPDADVVKLVRDYRSTPQVVGLANRILAARTAEGERNRTAPPWPTPLELVAQRPAGPEPTFTECADDEAEAAHVASSIKALLEEGVQASEIAVLFRTNGQSQAYEQALASAGIGYQLRGGERFFARREVRDAVLQLRAASRSVGNEPVPQLVKDILASLGYTPEAPAGGGATRERWESLAALVALSEELQVTRTRDPEAIFTLQDFVAELEERAAAQHAPRVQGVTLASLHSAKGLEWDAVFLVGLSEGLMPISFADTPEAVDEERRLLYVGITRARVHLALSWSTARTPGGRANRKPSRFLDGLRPRTERDAGRTAGPARQARRKVTGPAKCRSCGALLNTGAERKVGRCADCPVTYEEATFEALREWRREAASEAGIPAFVVFTDATLVAIAEDRPPSLNRLATLPGVGPSKLEKYGEEVLKVLEASAGS, encoded by the coding sequence ATGAGCAGCGAATCACCCGAAGCACTCATCCTGTCCGGGCTCGACGACGAGCAGCGGGCAGTCGCCACCACCCTGACGGGCCCGCTGTGTGTCTTGGCCGGCGCCGGCACGGGTAAGACCCGTGCCATCACCCACCGCATGGCGTACGGCGTGGCCACCGGTGTGTACAAACCCCAGCAGGTGCTGGCCGTGACCTTTACTGCCCGCGCCGCGGCGGAAATGCGGACCCGGCTGCGGGACCTGGGCGCCAACGGTGTCCAGGCCCGCACCTTCCACGCCGCGGCCCTGAAGCAGCTGCAGTACTTCTGGCCGCACACCGTTGGCGGTGCCATGCCCGGGCTGCTGGACCACAAGGCACAGATCATCGCGGAGGCAGCCCGCCGCCTCCGGCTATCCACGGACCGCGCGGCCATCCGCGACGTCGCTGCCGAAATCGAATGGGCCAAGGTGTCCATGCTCACCCCGGACAGCTACGTCCGTGCGGCAGCGGACCGGGAGCCGCCGGCGGGCTTCGACCTGACCGCTATCTCACGCATCTTCCAGTCCTATGAAGACGTCAAGGTGGACCGCAACATCATCGACTTCGAGGATGTCCTGCTCATCATGGTGGGAATCCTGCAGGAGGATGAGCGGGTAGCAGCCATGGTGCGGGACCAGTACCGCCACTTCGTGGTGGACGAATACCAGGACGTTTCCCCGCTGCAGCAGCGCCTCCTGGACCTGTGGCTCGGTGCCCGGGACGAGCTGTGCGTGGTGGGCGATTCAAGCCAGACCATTTACTCCTTCACCGGCGCCACACCCCGGCACCTGCTGGACTTCACCAAGCGGTTCCCGGACGCCGACGTCGTCAAGCTCGTCCGTGACTACCGCTCCACCCCGCAGGTGGTGGGCCTCGCCAACCGGATCCTCGCGGCCCGGACGGCCGAGGGGGAGCGCAACCGCACGGCGCCGCCGTGGCCAACGCCCCTGGAACTGGTGGCGCAGCGGCCGGCGGGACCGGAACCGACGTTCACCGAATGCGCCGACGACGAAGCCGAAGCGGCGCACGTAGCGTCGTCCATCAAGGCTCTCCTGGAGGAGGGCGTCCAGGCCAGTGAGATCGCCGTACTGTTCCGGACCAACGGGCAGTCGCAGGCCTACGAGCAGGCACTGGCTTCGGCCGGCATCGGCTACCAGCTGCGCGGCGGCGAGCGGTTCTTTGCCCGCCGCGAGGTCCGCGATGCCGTGCTTCAGCTGCGCGCGGCGTCACGCTCCGTCGGCAATGAACCGGTGCCGCAGCTGGTGAAGGACATCCTTGCGTCGCTGGGCTACACCCCCGAGGCGCCGGCCGGCGGCGGGGCCACGCGCGAGCGGTGGGAATCACTCGCCGCCCTGGTGGCATTGTCCGAAGAACTGCAGGTGACCCGGACCCGGGACCCCGAGGCCATTTTCACGCTCCAGGACTTCGTGGCCGAACTTGAGGAACGAGCAGCTGCGCAGCACGCGCCTCGGGTCCAGGGCGTCACCTTGGCTTCCCTGCACTCGGCCAAGGGCCTGGAATGGGACGCGGTGTTCCTGGTCGGACTGAGCGAGGGCCTGATGCCCATTTCCTTCGCTGATACGCCCGAAGCCGTGGACGAGGAACGGCGTCTGCTGTACGTCGGCATCACCCGTGCCCGTGTCCACCTTGCCCTGTCCTGGTCTACCGCCCGTACACCGGGCGGACGGGCCAACCGGAAGCCGTCCCGGTTCCTGGACGGGCTGCGTCCGCGCACCGAACGCGACGCAGGCCGGACGGCCGGCCCGGCCCGGCAGGCCCGGCGCAAGGTCACCGGCCCGGCGAAGTGCCGCAGCTGCGGTGCCCTGCTGAACACCGGTGCCGAACGCAAGGTGGGCCGCTGTGCGGATTGCCCGGTGACCTATGAGGAAGCAACATTCGAGGCGCTGCGCGAATGGCGGCGGGAGGCAGCCTCGGAAGCAGGCATCCCGGCGTTCGTCGTTTTCACCGACGCGACACTGGTTGCCATCGCCGAGGACAGGCCGCCGTCGTTGAACCGGCTGGCCACGCTGCCCGGCGTCGGCCCGTCCAAACTCGAAAAGTACGGCGAAGAGGTGCTGAAGGTACTCGAGGCCAGCGCCGGATCATAG